A region of Arabidopsis thaliana chromosome 5, partial sequence DNA encodes the following proteins:
- a CDS encoding Ubiquitin-like superfamily protein (Ubiquitin-like superfamily protein; CONTAINS InterPro DOMAIN/s: Ubiquitin supergroup (InterPro:IPR019955); BEST Arabidopsis thaliana protein match is: Ubiquitin-like superfamily protein (TAIR:AT5G48700.1); Has 1807 Blast hits to 1807 proteins in 277 species: Archae - 0; Bacteria - 0; Metazoa - 736; Fungi - 347; Plants - 385; Viruses - 0; Other Eukaryotes - 339 (source: NCBI BLink).), translated as MSTTSRVGSNEVKMEGQKRKVVSDPTHVTLKVKGQDEEDFRVFWVRRNAKLLKMMELYTKMRGIEWNTFRFLFDGSRIREYHTPDELERKDGDEIDAMLCQQSGFGPSSIKFRV; from the exons ATGTCAACAACGAGCAGAGTTGGAAGCAATGAAGTGAAGATGGAAGGGCAAAAGCGTAAAGTTGTGTCGGACCCAACTCATGTTACTCTGAAAGTTAAGGGTCAG GACGAAGAAGATTTTAGAGTGTTTTGGGTGAGAAGGAATGCTAAGCTGCTTAAAATGATGGAACTTTACACCAAGATGAGAGGCATCGAGTGGAACACATTTCGCTTTCTATTTGATGGCTCGAGGATTCGAGAGTATCATACACCTGATGAG CTGGAGCGTAAGGATGGAGATGAGATTGATGCAATGTTATGTCAACAAAGTGGTTTTGGCCCATCTTCTATAAAATTTAGAGTTTGA
- a CDS encoding Ubiquitin-like superfamily protein, translating to MSTTSRVGSNEVKMEGQKRKVVSDPTHVTLKVKGQDEEDFRVFWVRRNAKLLKMMELYTKMRGIEWNTFRFLFDGSRIREYHTPDEVCIYHSNL from the exons ATGTCAACAACGAGCAGAGTTGGAAGCAATGAAGTGAAGATGGAAGGGCAAAAGCGTAAAGTTGTGTCGGACCCAACTCATGTTACTCTGAAAGTTAAGGGTCAG GACGAAGAAGATTTTAGAGTGTTTTGGGTGAGAAGGAATGCTAAGCTGCTTAAAATGATGGAACTTTACACCAAGATGAGAGGCATCGAGTGGAACACATTTCGCTTTCTATTTGATGGCTCGAGGATTCGAGAGTATCATACACCTGATGAGGTATGTATTTATCATTCGAACTTGTAG
- the XRI1 gene encoding x-ray induced transcript 1 (X-RAY INDUCED TRANSCRIPT 1 (XRI1); FUNCTIONS IN: molecular_function unknown; INVOLVED IN: DNA repair, female meiosis, response to X-ray, pollen development, male meiosis; LOCATED IN: nucleus; EXPRESSED IN: 21 plant structures; EXPRESSED DURING: 11 growth stages; BEST Arabidopsis thaliana protein match is: unknown protein (TAIR:AT2G01990.1); Has 123 Blast hits to 123 proteins in 15 species: Archae - 0; Bacteria - 0; Metazoa - 1; Fungi - 0; Plants - 122; Viruses - 0; Other Eukaryotes - 0 (source: NCBI BLink).), whose protein sequence is MDYGDDDRSSSWNWQVDNYNHQPQSHFSDVPDCTMTEVTLNQEDHSYMFDDENTPVKACSELGYHVTTEDTNRKMEVHSETRSALKRRRMLQFEDQPETSLFSSESFSAILKSSARDDTFDELLPEGSQLIEGFSEDASASSFEGLDLYAEEWYADCLNDAETPMLPDDLNFGSPDVQVDISEYLNVPPETETREVQRPVTRSSPNVIFKGRKSFSRPVSKLPSSIIYPFAFIKPCGVHGGMTLKDINQKIRNPPAKPKAHIEEPAVIQTSAFSGKPVVGKTKIRTEGGKGSITIMRTRG, encoded by the exons ATGGATTACGGAGACGACGATCG TAGCTCCTCATGGAATTGGCAAGTGGATAACTATAATCACCAACCTCAGTCTCATTTCT CGGATGTGCCTGACTGCACGATGACTGAAGTCACATTGAACCAAGAAGATCACTCGTACatgtttgatgatgaaaataCTCCTGTGAAGGCATGTAGCGAGTTGGGTTACCATGTCACAACAg AGGACACGAACAGGAAAATGGAAGTGCACAGTGAGACACGCTCTGCTTTAAAAAGGCGTCGGATGTTGCAGTTTGAAGACCAACCTGAAACATCCCTTTTCAGCAGTGAGAGTTTCTCTGCAATCTTAAAATCAAGT GCTAGAGATGACACATTTGATGAGCTTTTACCCGAAGGGTCTCAGCTTATAGAAGGGTTTTCAG AAGACGCTTCTGCCTCTAGCTTCGAGGGCCTTGATCTGTACGCTGAAGAGTGGTATGCTGATTGCTTAAATGATGCTGAGACTCCAATGCTACCTGATGACTT AAACTTTGGTTCACCTGATGTTCAAGTAGATATTTCAG AGTATTTGAATGTGCCACCAGAAACAGAGACTAGGGAAGTTCAGCGGCCTGTGACTCGATCTTCTCCAAATGTTATCTTTAAag GTAGGAAATCGTTTTCAAGGCCAGTTTCAAAGCTACCATCTTCAATCATCTATCCATTTGCATTCATCAAACCATGTGGGGTTCACGGTGGAATGACTCTCAAGGACATAAACCAGAAAATCCGAAATCCACCAGCAAAACCAAAGGCACACATAGAAGAGCCTGCAGTGATCCAAACTTCAGCATTCTCAGGGAAACCCGTTGTTGGAAAGACTAAAATCCGCACCGAAGGAGGAAAAGGAAGCATCACGATAATGAGGACTAGAGGCTAA
- the XRI1 gene encoding x-ray induced transcript 1: MTEVTLNQEDHSYMFDDENTPVKACSELGYHVTTEDTNRKMEVHSETRSALKRRRMLQFEDQPETSLFSSESFSAILKSSARDDTFDELLPEGSQLIEGFSEDASASSFEGLDLYAEEWYADCLNDAETPMLPDDLNFGSPDVQVDISEYLNVPPETETREVQRPVTRSSPNVIFKGRKSFSRPVSKLPSSIIYPFAFIKPCGVHGGMTLKDINQKIRNPPAKPKAHIEEPAVIQTSAFSGKPVVGKTKIRTEGGKGSITIMRTRG; this comes from the exons ATGACTGAAGTCACATTGAACCAAGAAGATCACTCGTACatgtttgatgatgaaaataCTCCTGTGAAGGCATGTAGCGAGTTGGGTTACCATGTCACAACAg AGGACACGAACAGGAAAATGGAAGTGCACAGTGAGACACGCTCTGCTTTAAAAAGGCGTCGGATGTTGCAGTTTGAAGACCAACCTGAAACATCCCTTTTCAGCAGTGAGAGTTTCTCTGCAATCTTAAAATCAAGT GCTAGAGATGACACATTTGATGAGCTTTTACCCGAAGGGTCTCAGCTTATAGAAGGGTTTTCAG AAGACGCTTCTGCCTCTAGCTTCGAGGGCCTTGATCTGTACGCTGAAGAGTGGTATGCTGATTGCTTAAATGATGCTGAGACTCCAATGCTACCTGATGACTT AAACTTTGGTTCACCTGATGTTCAAGTAGATATTTCAG AGTATTTGAATGTGCCACCAGAAACAGAGACTAGGGAAGTTCAGCGGCCTGTGACTCGATCTTCTCCAAATGTTATCTTTAAag GTAGGAAATCGTTTTCAAGGCCAGTTTCAAAGCTACCATCTTCAATCATCTATCCATTTGCATTCATCAAACCATGTGGGGTTCACGGTGGAATGACTCTCAAGGACATAAACCAGAAAATCCGAAATCCACCAGCAAAACCAAAGGCACACATAGAAGAGCCTGCAGTGATCCAAACTTCAGCATTCTCAGGGAAACCCGTTGTTGGAAAGACTAAAATCCGCACCGAAGGAGGAAAAGGAAGCATCACGATAATGAGGACTAGAGGCTAA